One Callospermophilus lateralis isolate mCalLat2 chromosome 6, mCalLat2.hap1, whole genome shotgun sequence genomic region harbors:
- the Hdgfl1 gene encoding hepatoma-derived growth factor-like protein 1 has protein sequence MSSYSGRKFKTGDLVFAKLKGYAHWPARVEQMAEPNRYQVFFFGTHETAFLGPKHLFPYEESKEKFGKPNKRRGFSEGLWEIEHDPMVKAAAPQAEPPEPADGDAEAAEPPAEEPQGPQPGPPKRSAACAPEDAAKRPREAAPDGAEAAREREAEAEAAAQRGPPEPEPREQAAEQPAAALGAGAGDGP, from the coding sequence ATGTCGAGCTACAGCGGGCGCAAGTTCAAGACCGGGGACCTGGTGTTCGCCAAGCTGAAGGGCTACGCCCACTGGCCGGCCCGCGTGGAGCAGATGGCCGAACCCAACCGGTACCAGGTGTTCTTCTTCGGGACCCACGAGACGGCCTTCCTGGGCCCCAAGCACCTGTTCCCGTACGAGGAGTCCAAGGAGAAGTTCGGCAAGCCCAACAAGCGGCGCGGCTTCAGCGAGGGGCTCTGGGAGATCGAGCACGACCCGATGGTCAAGGCCGCCGCGCCGCAGGCCGAGCCGCCCGAGCCCGCCGACGGCGACGCCGAGGCCGCCGAGCCGCCCGCCGAGGAGCCGCAGGGCCCGCAGCCCGGGCCGCCCAAGAGGAGCGCGGCCTGCGCGCCCGAGGACGCCGCCAAACGGCCCCGGGAGGCCGCCCCCGACGGCGCGGAGGCTGCCCGCGAGCGCGAGGCCGAGGCCGAGGCCGCGGCCCAGCGGGGCCCGCCAGAGCCTGAGCCGCGGGAGCAGGCGGCTGAGCAGCCGGCCGCGGCCCTGGGCGCCGGGGCTGGCGATGGCCCGTAG